TTTGTCCCACTTCTCGTGCAGCGGGCCGGATGGTATTTTGCCGTCGAGGATCATACGATTATGCTCCGCGCATAGGGCATGGCGCATGGAGCATAGTGTTTAACCCGCTGCCCTCTGCCCCAATGCGTTTTCATTTCACTATTCCCATCACGATCACCACAGGTATTGCAGCATACCCAAGAAACAGGATCGTCGCAGCGATCTGCCCTCCCCGGGTGATAACAGGAAGGGAACTTTCATTATTCAGTCCCCAGGTCTGGATGGAACTTTGGATCCCGTGGTAGAGATGCAGCAGCAGGCCAGTCACCGATACGACATAGAAGGATACAATGCCGATTTGCAGGAAACTGCGTGTTACCATCATAAACACATCCGGCCGGCCGAGGGCGTCCGGGTTCTTGAGCGCGGAGATCGCGGGGTCGATGAATTGGAGCGTAAAGTGCAACAGGTGATAGACAAGGAACACACTGATGAGAGAGCCGGTCCAGATCATGTTTCGTCCGGCGAAGGTCGTGCTGATATGACTGGAGACGGCGTATGAACCGGGTTTCGCCTTCCAATTCTCCAGAGTCAGCACGATGCCGAGATAGACATGGAGACAGAGCGTCACCGCCATAAATAATCGGAATGCCCAGACAAGGACCGGCAAGGCATGCAACGCGGCGGCATACGCATTGAGGCCGTGGAAGTAAACCGTGGTATTGCCGATCAGGTGGACGATGACAAACAGGACCATCATCTGGCCCGTGATGGCCATCAGTATTTTTCTGCCGACAGTGGAGGTGGGGAACATGACAGCTCCTTACGCAATGACGTAATTATACTTGAACAATTAAAGCAGTACAAGGGCAAAGCGACAGGAAAATTGATTGAAAGCACATTTTGAATGTGCTACAGTAATACCGTGCGTAGATGATGAAAAGTTCTCATAACAGTGTAGGAGAAGCTTCTTATGGAGGAGGTCTCTTCAAATGAACAAACAAAAGCCCGGAGAATTGCTGAAACGAATAACTGTCAATCCCAAAGTCATGGTTGGTAAGCCAACCGTTAGAGGATTGCGAATAACAGTGGAGCAGATCCTCAAAGCCCTTGCCGGAGGCGTTACATCCGAGGAATTGTTAGAGGACTATCCCGATCTTGAAAATGAAGACATTCAAGCTGTTCTCCTGTATGCCGCCGAACTTGCTCGGGAAGAACGCGTATACGCCGTGAACGCGGGTTAGAGAAATGGCGAGATTCATTATAGACAAAAATCAGAACGCCAACTTGACAGAACCGCGCTATGTAGTGTATTGTAGTGCAGGAGGTTTGCCATGAGATCAGTACTGTCAATAAGTCTGCCCGACAAGGTTGCCCGTGAGCTTGATCGTTTCGCAAAGAACCAAGGGAGGAACAAGAGCGACGTTGTCAAGGAATCGATCAGCATCTATCTTTGGGAATCCCGGTTTGAGGGGGCGCGGAAAAACCTCGGCTCACGGGCGAAGAAGAAGGGTATGGTAACGGACGAAGATATTTTTAAGGAAGTGTCGTGAAGGCGCTCTTCGATACAAATGTGCTCCTCGCGGCTTTTCTCACTGAAGGCGTCTGCTCAAAACTTCTGACGCGGGCGCGGAAACAACAATTCAACCTCATCACCTGTCCCTTCATCCTTCACGAATTCGAACGAACCCTTACCAAGAAGTTTTCAGCGACAAAACAGGAACGGGAAAACGCCCTGGCGTTGATTGCTGAGGCTGCCCAGGATATTGTGCATCCTTCCGAAATTCCGAACGGGGCTTGCCGCGATAAAGATGACGACAATGTGCTCGCCTGCGCTTGGGAAGGAGCAGTTGATTATCTTGTTACGGGAGACAAGGATCTTCTTGACTTAAAAGTGTTCAAGGGAATACGCATCATCACTCCCCGAAATTTTGAATTGCTTTTTGATAGTTGAGAATGATGCGTGACTGTTCGAGGATATATAACGGATCATTTTTCAGTGTGACGATGGAATGCACATGTGTGCTACATGACGGTTTGGAGCATAGAAAAGTGTGAGACAGGACAAGGCAACATAAACATCAACGTCCTGCGGGTGTCTTCGTTTCTCCGGCAGGATAGGCAGCTCGTCTCTCCTCGTGAAGGATATCTCGACCGGGGGAAGTAGTCTCCGAAAAGCAGAGGAAACCTGGATTCTCGTAAGCATGAGGATTTTTAAATGAAACCCGAGGCCGCCCCATATACCAAAATCACCCGCCCTTTCTTTACCGGGGTCCTGCCCAGAAATCGGCTCTTTGCTTTTTTGGATTCCGGCCTACGACGATCAGCCATGTGGGTATCTGGACCTCCCGGCTCCGGCAAGACCGTCCTTATAAGCAGTTACCTGGAGGCCCGTTCATTGCCATGCTTGTGGTATCAAGTGGACTGCCAGGATGCGGACGCGGCCACATTTTTTTATTACATGGGGCTTGCCGCAAAAAAGGCATCATCCCGCACAAAGCGTCCTCTTCCGTTATTGACCCCGGAATACCTGCCGGGGCTGCCTGTTTTTACACGTCGTTATTTTGAAGACCTGTACAGCCGGTTAAAGACGCCATATTGCATCGTCTTTGACAATTACCAGGATGCGCCGGTCGGCGGACAATTCCACGGGGTGCTCAGCGAGGGTCTTGAAGTCCTTCCCGCTGGAGTAACGGTCATCTTCATCAGCAGGGGTGCACCGTCCGGGACTCTTGCTCGGATGGAGGCTAATGGTCGTCTGAAAGTCCTCGGCTGGGACGAGCTTGCCCTGACCCTTGATGAATCCGAAGAGATAATTCGTTTTAAGCTTAAAGAGAAACAATCATCGGACCTAGCGCGCGAGCTTCATGGAAGGACCAAAGGGTGGATGGCTGGTCTCATCCTCATGATCGAGAAGACGAAAAAGGGGGTTTTTGAGCCGGGACAGATGAAGGCCGTAGCAGAGGATACGATCTTTGAGTACTTTTCTTCGGAAATATTGGAGAAACTGGGTTCTGATGTCCGCGGTTTTCTGTTAAAGACCGCGATACTGCCCATCATGGACGCGCACATGGCCGAATGCCTGACAGGGGCCGGCAATGCAGGCCGGATACTATCAGGTTTATACCGCAATAATTATTTCACCGAGAGACGAGCTCACGCCAGTCTTGTATATCAGTATCACCCGCTCTTTCGTGAATTCCTTCTGTCGCGCGCAAAAGCTTACTTGGTTGATGAATTTCCCCTGTTGAAGAAGAAGGCCTCTGTAATTCTGTATGAAGCGGAGAGGTTCGAGGACGCCTTTGGCTTGTTCCGGGACTGTTCCGAATGGAAATGGATCATCCGGATGGTAATGGAGCGCGGCCAGTCGCTTATCAAACAGGGAAGGGGCCAGGTGATAGAGGCCTGGATAACGAGCCTTCCCAAGGATTTGCTCGACAACGATCCGTGGCTTCAATACTATCTCGCAATCTGTCGCATGCCCCGTAATCCCGGAAAGAGCCGAGCGCATCTGGAAAAGGCATTCTTGATTTTCAGGAAGCGAAAAGACGCGGCAGGGGCATATATGACATGGGCGGAAATCGTCGACTCCTGCATCTTCGGCCTGAGCAATTTAAAGCTGTTGGACGAGTGGATCCCCCGGCTCAAGCAACTCATGCGTTCCTTAGGGGGAGGGCTCCCGGGAGAGATAGAGACCCGAGTGGCCTCCAGCATGTTCATGGCGTTGATTCACCGGCAACCGCAGCATCCGGATATAGGGTCATGGGGAACGCGGGCGCTCGCTCTTTCGGACCAGTCAGGCGACAAGCGCTTAAGGGCGCTGACTCTCTCGAATTATGCGTTCCATGAGATGAACTCGGGTAGCCTTGAAGAAGCGGCGCTTGTACTCGATTCGTGCAAGCGATTTACGGAATCCAACGAGGCGACCCCGCTTGCCGTTCTTACCATGAAGTGGGTGGAGGCGATGTATCTGACATATACCGCCGACAATGAACAGTGCATGAAGGTAGTTCAGAGCGGGCTCGATCTTTCCGCGTCCACCGGGGTTTTTATCATGGATTTTTTATTACTGGGACAGGGCGCATTGAGCGCGCTTGATGCAGGGGATTTCAAGAATGCAGATAAACTTTTTGGGAGGATGACGTATCTATCCGTAAGCGATCCGTTGACCGGCAAGGGCTATTATCGGTTTCTTCTGGCTTATAACGCTCTGCTCCACAAAGATTTTAACCAGGCCGCCGTGCATGTTGATGCAGCTTTGAAACAGGCCGAAGTTACGGGGTTCCCGCTTGCTGAGTCCTTTTGCCACATTGAATATGCACAGGTGCTGCACGAACTAAAAGAACACAAAAAGTCATTACATCATTTGAAAGAAGCGTTTAGGATTGCGAAACTTATCAGGTACCGATATATGGAATTCATCTGT
This genomic window from Nitrospirota bacterium contains:
- a CDS encoding succinate dehydrogenase cytochrome b subunit, whose protein sequence is MFPTSTVGRKILMAITGQMMVLFVIVHLIGNTTVYFHGLNAYAAALHALPVLVWAFRLFMAVTLCLHVYLGIVLTLENWKAKPGSYAVSSHISTTFAGRNMIWTGSLISVFLVYHLLHFTLQFIDPAISALKNPDALGRPDVFMMVTRSFLQIGIVSFYVVSVTGLLLHLYHGIQSSIQTWGLNNESSLPVITRGGQIAATILFLGYAAIPVVIVMGIVK
- a CDS encoding DUF433 domain-containing protein; the protein is MNKQKPGELLKRITVNPKVMVGKPTVRGLRITVEQILKALAGGVTSEELLEDYPDLENEDIQAVLLYAAELAREERVYAVNAG
- a CDS encoding ribbon-helix-helix domain-containing protein; the encoded protein is MRSVLSISLPDKVARELDRFAKNQGRNKSDVVKESISIYLWESRFEGARKNLGSRAKKKGMVTDEDIFKEVS
- a CDS encoding putative toxin-antitoxin system toxin component, PIN family yields the protein MKALFDTNVLLAAFLTEGVCSKLLTRARKQQFNLITCPFILHEFERTLTKKFSATKQERENALALIAEAAQDIVHPSEIPNGACRDKDDDNVLACAWEGAVDYLVTGDKDLLDLKVFKGIRIITPRNFELLFDS
- a CDS encoding tetratricopeptide repeat protein, translated to MPCLWYQVDCQDADAATFFYYMGLAAKKASSRTKRPLPLLTPEYLPGLPVFTRRYFEDLYSRLKTPYCIVFDNYQDAPVGGQFHGVLSEGLEVLPAGVTVIFISRGAPSGTLARMEANGRLKVLGWDELALTLDESEEIIRFKLKEKQSSDLARELHGRTKGWMAGLILMIEKTKKGVFEPGQMKAVAEDTIFEYFSSEILEKLGSDVRGFLLKTAILPIMDAHMAECLTGAGNAGRILSGLYRNNYFTERRAHASLVYQYHPLFREFLLSRAKAYLVDEFPLLKKKASVILYEAERFEDAFGLFRDCSEWKWIIRMVMERGQSLIKQGRGQVIEAWITSLPKDLLDNDPWLQYYLAICRMPRNPGKSRAHLEKAFLIFRKRKDAAGAYMTWAEIVDSCIFGLSNLKLLDEWIPRLKQLMRSLGGGLPGEIETRVASSMFMALIHRQPQHPDIGSWGTRALALSDQSGDKRLRALTLSNYAFHEMNSGSLEEAALVLDSCKRFTESNEATPLAVLTMKWVEAMYLTYTADNEQCMKVVQSGLDLSASTGVFIMDFLLLGQGALSALDAGDFKNADKLFGRMTYLSVSDPLTGKGYYRFLLAYNALLHKDFNQAAVHVDAALKQAEVTGFPLAESFCHIEYAQVLHELKEHKKSLHHLKEAFRIAKLIRYRYMEFICLLTDALFTFDGGREKAGLALLRKGMALGRECGFINTYTLRPDLVAGLCCKALQAGIETEYVQTLIKKRNLLPDAAPLDIEAWSWAVKVYTLGRFSLVKEGSPVRFSRKAQQRPIAMLKALIMLGGREVPEEKLTDILWPEAEADSSHKAFAIALHRLRRLLGIEKAISLSNGRVTLDARYCWVDIWAFERILGKADDALKNDKTEKAIQSIERALALYHGPCCADDSVPIAEDIRERLKNKFFKYVKQLGRLYEERGEFEKAIDLLERGIATDPFAEELYQRLMLCHRRLGHRNEALVVYDRLKKTFAAIPDFEPSPETKEIYKALTSK